In Rhodobacter xanthinilyticus, a single window of DNA contains:
- a CDS encoding c-type cytochrome, whose product MFKNILKAVVGVVGAGLFLIVVSKASDALFTLKAQPTGENVVAMTAAPGGAGGDAAPAEEEVAVVLGAGDAAKGEKVFGKCKACHKVDGTNATGPHLDGVVGRAVGSVADFAYSDGVKAHGGVWTIEMLDAWLAKPKDYIPGNKMAFAGLPKDEDRYNVIAYLQSISQ is encoded by the coding sequence ATGTTCAAGAATATTCTCAAGGCAGTCGTGGGCGTGGTCGGCGCCGGGCTGTTCCTTATCGTCGTCTCGAAAGCCTCGGATGCCCTCTTCACCCTGAAGGCGCAGCCCACCGGCGAGAACGTCGTGGCGATGACCGCGGCGCCGGGCGGCGCGGGCGGCGATGCGGCCCCGGCGGAAGAAGAGGTGGCTGTCGTGCTCGGCGCGGGCGATGCGGCCAAGGGCGAGAAGGTGTTTGGCAAGTGCAAGGCCTGCCACAAGGTCGACGGCACCAACGCCACCGGCCCGCATCTCGACGGCGTTGTCGGCCGCGCGGTCGGCTCGGTCGCCGATTTCGCCTATTCGGATGGCGTGAAGGCCCATGGCGGCGTCTGGACGATCGAGATGCTCGACGCCTGGCTCGCCAAGCCGAAGGATTACATCCCGGGCAACAAGATGGCCTTCGCCGGCCTGCCCAAGGACGAAGACCGCTACAACGTGATCGCTTACCTGCAATCGATCAGCCAGTAA
- a CDS encoding ABC transporter substrate-binding protein, protein MFHRTLRALGAAALIGTALSAPALAETKIPFTLDWKFEGPAAPYFLALDKGYYKAEGLDVEISEGAGSLDAIPKVATGAYPFGFSDINSLMKFLDQNPGAPVTAVMMVYDKPPFAVVGRKSLGIETPKDLEGKVLGAPPPDGAWAQFPIFAAEQGLDMTKITVEPVGFPVREPMLAEGKVAAVTGFSFTSTLSSIRLGVPEDDLKVLLMADYGVALYGNAILVNTEFAKANPEVVTGFLRATAKGWKDAISAPETAIDSLMTRNVAADKALETRRLEMAIKDNVLTDYVKEHGIGAVDPARFAKAIDQTGSVYEFKATPDAALYFDPSYLPKDGSLMLQ, encoded by the coding sequence ATGTTCCACCGCACCCTGCGCGCGCTTGGCGCCGCCGCGCTGATCGGCACCGCGCTGAGCGCCCCCGCGCTCGCCGAGACCAAAATCCCCTTCACGCTCGACTGGAAATTCGAAGGCCCCGCGGCGCCCTATTTCCTCGCGCTCGACAAGGGCTATTACAAGGCCGAGGGGCTCGATGTGGAAATCTCCGAGGGCGCGGGCTCGCTCGACGCGATCCCGAAGGTCGCGACCGGCGCCTATCCGTTCGGCTTTTCCGACATCAACTCGCTGATGAAATTCCTCGACCAGAACCCCGGCGCCCCGGTGACCGCGGTGATGATGGTCTATGACAAGCCGCCCTTTGCGGTGGTCGGGCGCAAATCGCTCGGCATCGAGACGCCGAAGGATCTCGAGGGCAAGGTGCTCGGCGCGCCGCCGCCCGATGGCGCCTGGGCGCAGTTCCCGATCTTTGCCGCCGAGCAGGGCCTCGACATGACGAAGATCACCGTCGAGCCGGTCGGCTTCCCGGTGCGCGAGCCGATGCTCGCCGAGGGCAAGGTCGCCGCGGTGACCGGCTTCTCCTTCACCTCGACGCTCTCCTCGATCCGCCTCGGCGTGCCGGAGGACGACCTCAAGGTGCTCCTGATGGCCGATTACGGCGTCGCGCTTTACGGCAATGCGATTCTCGTCAACACCGAGTTCGCCAAGGCCAACCCCGAGGTGGTGACCGGCTTCCTGCGCGCCACCGCGAAGGGCTGGAAAGACGCGATCTCCGCCCCCGAAACCGCCATCGACAGCCTGATGACGCGCAATGTCGCCGCCGACAAGGCGCTCGAGACCCGGCGCCTCGAGATGGCGATCAAGGACAACGTGCTGACCGATTACGTCAAGGAGCACGGCATCGGCGCGGTCGACCCGGCGCGTTTTGCCAAGGCGATCGACCAGACGGGCTCGGTCTATGAGTTCAAGGCCACCCCCGACGCGGCCCTCTATTTCGACCCGAGCTACCTGCCCAAAGATGGCAGCCTGATGCTGCAATAA
- a CDS encoding ABC transporter permease: MDKAQKIIVPLLAILVFLMLWEGIVWINDWPNYVMASPSDLPEAYWKYSHLFLTMGWQTLWRTVLGLAIAVVAGTLLGMVMGFSKIAREGLYPLLVGFNAIPKATLVPVLALLFIGQHDFNTVLMAFLISFFPIAVSVSIGLSTLEPEYRDILAALGASKFTIFRKIALPKTLPEFFGALKVAVTLAFIGTNLVEIVSPHGRGLGALFKSGETNGDYPLMFAVLIALAFLGIVLYYAVVALERIFAGWAERSPG; this comes from the coding sequence ATGGACAAGGCCCAGAAAATCATCGTCCCCCTGCTCGCGATCCTCGTCTTCCTGATGCTCTGGGAGGGCATCGTCTGGATCAACGACTGGCCCAATTACGTCATGGCCTCGCCCTCCGACCTGCCCGAAGCCTATTGGAAATACAGCCATCTGTTCCTCACGATGGGCTGGCAGACGCTCTGGCGCACGGTGCTCGGCCTCGCCATCGCGGTGGTCGCGGGCACGCTTTTGGGCATGGTCATGGGGTTCTCGAAAATCGCCCGCGAGGGGCTCTACCCGCTCCTCGTCGGCTTCAACGCGATCCCGAAGGCAACCCTCGTGCCGGTGCTGGCGCTCCTCTTCATCGGCCAGCATGATTTCAACACCGTGCTGATGGCCTTCCTGATCTCGTTCTTCCCGATCGCGGTCTCGGTCTCGATCGGCCTCTCCACCCTCGAACCCGAATATCGCGATATTCTGGCCGCCCTCGGCGCCTCGAAATTCACGATCTTCCGGAAAATCGCCCTGCCGAAAACCCTGCCCGAGTTCTTCGGCGCGCTGAAGGTCGCGGTGACCCTCGCCTTCATCGGCACGAACCTCGTGGAAATCGTCTCCCCCCATGGCCGCGGCCTCGGCGCGCTTTTCAAATCGGGCGAGACGAACGGCGATTACCCGCTGATGTTCGCGGTGCTGATCGCGCTCGCCTTCCTCGGTATCGTTCTCTACTACGCCGTCGTCGCGCTGGAGCGGATCTTCGCGGGCTGGGCCGAGCGCAGCCCCGGTTGA
- the nudC gene encoding NAD(+) diphosphatase — translation MPSSAPVSPRPGLAFEASGFDRAAHLRADPQALAALRAAAAILPVWRGRPLFAGPGARGVSGPVGAGLAALDADHVIFEASRAEIFLGLSEGRAVFARDVSGWHPGGDLPDPEAFFDASEHSHPDLPEGARFAELRGQMTALDARAAELAATARGLLTWHARHGFCPACGAATEPEAAGWQRRCTGCGAVQFPRIEPVAIMLVTRGNAVLLGRSPGWPEGMYSCLAGFMEPGETLEATVAREVFEESGVRVGAVRFLASQPWPFPASLMLGCHAEAVNAEITLDPAEIEDALWISRERLAEVFAGTDPVIRAPRAGAIAGWMLRQWLADRLV, via the coding sequence ATGCCGTCATCCGCGCCTGTTTCGCCCCGGCCGGGGCTTGCCTTCGAGGCTTCGGGGTTTGACCGCGCCGCGCATCTGCGCGCCGACCCGCAGGCGCTTGCCGCGCTGCGCGCCGCGGCGGCGATCTTGCCGGTCTGGCGCGGGCGGCCGCTCTTTGCGGGGCCGGGGGCGCGGGGCGTCTCGGGGCCTGTCGGCGCGGGGCTGGCGGCGCTCGACGCGGATCATGTGATCTTCGAGGCCAGCCGCGCGGAGATCTTCCTCGGGCTGTCCGAGGGCAGGGCGGTCTTTGCGCGCGATGTCTCGGGCTGGCATCCGGGCGGCGATCTGCCTGACCCGGAGGCGTTTTTCGACGCGAGCGAGCACAGCCACCCCGACCTGCCCGAAGGCGCGCGCTTTGCCGAGCTGCGCGGCCAGATGACCGCGCTCGACGCGCGCGCGGCCGAGCTTGCGGCGACGGCGCGGGGGCTTCTGACCTGGCACGCGCGCCATGGCTTCTGCCCGGCCTGCGGGGCGGCGACCGAGCCGGAGGCGGCGGGCTGGCAGCGGCGCTGCACCGGCTGCGGGGCGGTGCAATTCCCGCGCATCGAGCCGGTCGCGATCATGCTCGTCACCCGCGGCAATGCGGTGCTGCTCGGGCGCAGCCCCGGCTGGCCCGAGGGGATGTATTCCTGCCTTGCGGGGTTCATGGAGCCCGGCGAGACGCTCGAGGCGACGGTCGCGCGCGAGGTCTTCGAGGAGAGCGGCGTGCGGGTCGGGGCGGTGCGCTTCCTCGCCTCGCAGCCCTGGCCCTTCCCCGCCTCGCTGATGCTCGGCTGTCACGCCGAGGCGGTGAACGCCGAGATCACCCTCGACCCCGCCGAGATCGAGGATGCGCTCTGGATCAGCCGCGAGCGCCTCGCCGAGGTCTTTGCCGGCACCGACCCTGTGATCCGCGCGCCGCGCGCCGGTGCAATTGCGGGCTGGATGCTGCGGCAATGGCTTGCGGACCGGCTGGTTTGA
- a CDS encoding extracellular solute-binding protein produces the protein MAVARAVEMRAAGLRAGLTGLMVGAALLAGLGTARAEEVITASAIATLGELKYPPDFAHLDYVNPEAPKGGEISEWAPGAFDNFNPYTLEGRAAALSSIGHETLLTGTADTVGEAYCLLCESFDYPPSKDWVIFTLREGITFSDGTPMTAEDVLFSYEQLRDKGLSSFRAVVAQQIASAEVLDARRIKFTFTAEYPRRDIIQAAGGLPVFSKAQFTRDGIDLAKSSDKPLIGSGPYLFDSAREGRTVVWKRNPDYWGAKLPINLGRANFDKIRVEYYGDYQAAFEGFKAGTYTFRNEASSLIWATGYDFPAYQSGAVVKAALPDGNIASGQGFAINLRRAQFQDIRVREALGLMFNFEWSNETLFYGLYARVNSIWENSDLAATGRPSPEERALLAPVAKDLPAGVLEAPAVTAPVSGARQLDRGNLRKASALLDAAGWEVGADGMRRNAAGQMLKVEILNDSQTFDRVINPYVENLRALGVDASMARVDDAQYENRSRSHDYDLITAHFGQGEIPGADLQQYFGSGSVDDVFNAMGLANPAIDALIAKVEAATTHEELVPRVHALDRALRALHFWVPQWFKATHTVAYFDMYEHPETLPPYALGELDFWWYNPEKAEKLKAAGAF, from the coding sequence ATGGCGGTTGCACGGGCGGTTGAGATGCGGGCGGCGGGGCTGCGCGCGGGGCTGACGGGGCTGATGGTGGGCGCGGCGCTTCTGGCGGGGCTCGGCACGGCGCGGGCCGAGGAGGTGATCACGGCCTCCGCGATCGCGACGCTGGGGGAGCTGAAATATCCCCCCGATTTCGCCCATCTCGATTACGTCAACCCCGAGGCCCCGAAGGGCGGCGAGATCTCGGAATGGGCGCCGGGCGCGTTTGACAATTTCAACCCCTACACGCTCGAGGGCCGCGCCGCCGCGCTCTCCTCGATCGGGCATGAGACGCTGCTCACCGGCACGGCCGATACCGTCGGCGAGGCCTATTGCCTCTTGTGCGAGAGTTTCGACTATCCGCCCTCGAAGGATTGGGTGATCTTCACGCTGCGCGAGGGGATCACGTTTTCCGACGGCACGCCGATGACCGCCGAGGACGTGCTCTTTTCCTATGAACAGCTGCGCGACAAGGGGCTGTCGAGCTTCCGCGCGGTGGTGGCGCAGCAGATCGCCTCGGCCGAGGTGCTCGACGCGCGGCGGATCAAATTCACCTTCACCGCCGAGTATCCGCGCCGCGATATCATCCAGGCGGCGGGCGGGCTGCCGGTCTTCTCGAAGGCGCAGTTCACCCGCGACGGCATCGACCTCGCGAAATCCTCCGACAAACCGCTGATCGGCTCGGGGCCCTATCTGTTCGACAGCGCGCGCGAGGGGCGCACGGTGGTCTGGAAGCGCAACCCCGATTACTGGGGCGCCAAGCTGCCGATCAACCTCGGGCGGGCGAATTTCGACAAGATCCGGGTCGAATATTACGGCGATTATCAGGCCGCTTTCGAGGGGTTCAAGGCGGGCACCTACACGTTCCGCAACGAGGCCAGCTCGCTGATCTGGGCAACGGGCTATGATTTCCCGGCCTATCAATCGGGCGCGGTGGTCAAGGCCGCGCTGCCCGACGGCAATATCGCCTCGGGGCAGGGCTTCGCCATCAACCTGCGCCGCGCGCAGTTCCAGGATATCCGCGTGCGCGAGGCGCTCGGGCTGATGTTCAACTTCGAATGGTCGAACGAGACGCTCTTCTACGGGCTTTACGCCCGGGTGAACTCGATCTGGGAGAACTCCGATCTCGCCGCGACCGGCAGGCCCTCGCCGGAGGAGCGCGCGCTGCTCGCGCCCGTGGCCAAGGATCTGCCCGCGGGGGTGCTGGAGGCGCCGGCGGTCACGGCGCCGGTCTCGGGCGCGCGCCAGCTCGACCGGGGCAACCTGCGCAAGGCCTCGGCGCTCCTCGATGCGGCGGGCTGGGAGGTCGGCGCGGATGGCATGCGGCGCAACGCGGCCGGGCAGATGCTCAAGGTCGAGATCCTCAACGACAGCCAGACCTTCGACCGGGTGATCAACCCCTATGTCGAGAACCTGCGCGCGCTCGGCGTCGATGCCTCGATGGCGCGGGTCGATGATGCGCAATATGAAAACCGCAGCCGCAGCCATGATTACGACCTGATCACCGCGCATTTCGGCCAAGGCGAGATCCCCGGCGCGGATCTGCAGCAATATTTCGGCTCGGGGTCGGTGGACGATGTGTTCAACGCGATGGGGCTGGCGAACCCGGCCATTGACGCGCTGATCGCCAAGGTCGAGGCGGCGACGACCCATGAGGAGCTGGTGCCGCGGGTCCATGCGCTCGACCGGGCGTTGCGCGCGCTCCATTTCTGGGTGCCGCAATGGTTCAAGGCCACCCATACGGTCGCCTATTTCGACATGTATGAGCACCCCGAAACGCTGCCGCCCTATGCTCTGGGCGAGCTCGATTTCTGGTGGTATAACCCCGAAAAAGCCGAAAAACTGAAGGCCGCCGGGGCGTTCTGA
- a CDS encoding bifunctional 2',3'-cyclic-nucleotide 2'-phosphodiesterase/3'-nucleotidase, translating into MAEPPDQPPSGQPETPAPPVVSLRLLETTDLHGHIQGYDYAANAPSASVGLARLAGLIAQARAEVEASLLFDNGDFLQGTPMMQYWAQVRGLGPGEIHPMIAAMNAVGYDAATPGNHDFNFGLGFLRRALAGARFPLVCANAVRRVGATPAEDETLLPPWTILERELTDSHGARRKLRIGVIGCLPAQFVEWDRIHLEGQLEARGLLAAARAHLPALRAQKPDLVIALAHTGIAAALPLPELDCDNENLALPLARIEGIDVLLCGHNHLCFPGPDIAEGGGIDPVRGTLAGKPAMIPGRWGSHLGVMDLTLEEGPAGWRIRDFRTELRAISRRPAPGCPAAPLVAEDTGILALNAEAHRETLRYTKRAIGTLTAPLHSFFSQIAPDAALSLVAEAQAAHVRARLIGRPQAELPLLSAVSPFKCGGRGGPDHYLELPPGPLTIRHITDLYAFPNVVSALELTGAELRDWLERAAGMFRRITPGRADQQLLNLDFPCYNFDVIAGLTYEIDLTQPARFSPTDGRLRNGSARRIRDLRFQGAPLDPQARFILATNSYRSAGAGHFIRPQRPALNLGPAETSFDALITHLSATSPVPRTPPRPIWRFAPMPGTSVLFRTSPRAAPFLGEIDAYRHETLGLDTQGFLRIRLHL; encoded by the coding sequence ATGGCAGAACCTCCTGACCAGCCCCCCTCTGGCCAGCCCGAGACACCAGCGCCCCCGGTCGTATCGCTGCGACTGCTCGAGACGACGGATCTGCACGGCCATATCCAGGGCTATGATTACGCCGCCAACGCGCCCAGCGCCTCGGTCGGCCTTGCGCGCCTCGCCGGGCTGATCGCGCAGGCTCGCGCCGAGGTCGAGGCCAGCCTGCTCTTCGACAACGGCGATTTCCTGCAAGGCACGCCGATGATGCAATATTGGGCGCAGGTGCGCGGCCTTGGCCCGGGCGAGATCCACCCGATGATCGCGGCGATGAACGCGGTGGGCTATGACGCCGCGACGCCGGGCAACCACGATTTCAACTTCGGGCTCGGGTTCCTCAGGCGCGCGCTGGCGGGGGCGCGCTTCCCGCTCGTTTGCGCCAATGCGGTACGCCGCGTCGGCGCCACCCCGGCCGAGGACGAGACCCTGCTGCCGCCCTGGACGATCCTCGAGCGCGAGCTCACCGACAGCCACGGCGCGCGCCGCAAGCTGCGGATCGGGGTGATCGGCTGCCTGCCCGCGCAATTCGTCGAATGGGACCGCATCCACCTCGAGGGCCAGCTCGAGGCGCGCGGCCTGCTCGCGGCGGCGCGGGCGCATCTGCCGGCGCTGCGCGCGCAAAAGCCCGATCTCGTGATCGCGCTGGCCCATACCGGCATCGCCGCGGCCCTGCCGCTGCCCGAGCTCGATTGCGACAACGAAAACCTCGCGCTGCCGCTGGCGCGGATCGAGGGGATCGACGTGCTCTTGTGCGGCCATAACCACCTGTGCTTCCCCGGCCCCGATATCGCCGAGGGCGGCGGCATCGACCCTGTGCGCGGCACGCTGGCAGGCAAACCCGCGATGATCCCGGGGCGCTGGGGCTCGCATCTGGGGGTGATGGATCTCACCCTCGAGGAGGGGCCGGCGGGCTGGCGGATCCGCGATTTCCGCACCGAGCTGCGCGCGATCAGCCGCCGCCCCGCGCCGGGCTGCCCGGCCGCGCCGCTGGTGGCCGAGGACACCGGGATCCTCGCGCTCAACGCCGAGGCCCACCGCGAAACCCTGCGATATACCAAACGCGCGATCGGCACGCTGACGGCGCCGCTGCACAGCTTCTTCTCGCAAATCGCCCCCGATGCCGCGCTCTCCCTCGTCGCCGAGGCGCAGGCCGCCCATGTCCGCGCCCGCCTGATCGGCCGCCCGCAGGCCGAGCTGCCGCTCTTGAGCGCGGTCTCGCCGTTCAAATGCGGCGGCCGCGGCGGGCCCGATCATTACCTCGAGCTGCCCCCCGGCCCGCTCACCATCCGCCATATCACCGATCTTTACGCCTTCCCCAATGTCGTCAGCGCGCTCGAACTCACCGGCGCCGAGCTGCGCGACTGGCTCGAGCGCGCCGCGGGCATGTTCCGCCGCATCACCCCCGGCCGGGCCGACCAACAGCTGCTGAACCTCGACTTCCCCTGCTACAATTTCGACGTGATCGCGGGGCTCACCTATGAGATCGACCTGACCCAGCCCGCGCGGTTTTCGCCCACCGACGGGCGGCTGCGCAACGGTTCGGCGCGCCGGATCCGCGATCTGCGGTTTCAGGGCGCGCCGCTCGACCCGCAGGCGCGCTTCATCCTCGCCACCAACAGCTATCGCAGCGCCGGCGCGGGCCATTTCATCCGCCCGCAGCGCCCCGCGCTCAACCTCGGCCCCGCCGAAACCTCGTTCGATGCGCTGATCACCCATCTGAGCGCCACCTCGCCGGTGCCGCGCACCCCGCCCCGGCCGATCTGGCGCTTCGCGCCGATGCCGGGCACCAGCGTGCTGTTCCGCACCAGCCCCCGCGCGGCGCCGTTTCTGGGCGAGATCGACGCCTACCGCCATGAGACCCTCGGCCTCGACACGCAGGGGTTCTTGCGGATTCGCCTGCATCTCTGA
- a CDS encoding ABC transporter ATP-binding protein yields the protein MTKFIDIKGVKHAYKTRNGLLPVLDGLDVEVGQGEFCAVVGPSGCGKSTLTRLVSGLMRPDGGAVVLDGQEVSSPRKTVGMAFQNPVMLEWRTILENVMLPLEIVAPKMPRAEAEARAEHLLAMVGLKGFEKKRPSELSGGMRQRASLCRAIVHKPQVLIMDEPFGALDNFTREDLWQTMRDLRAAEPFTCILITHDLRESVFLGDQVIVLSGRPARTQYVLDVDLPADRTIDILYEPKAVEMLHLLRDQIRIAQGRDGGAH from the coding sequence ATGACAAAATTCATAGATATCAAGGGCGTGAAACACGCCTACAAGACCCGCAACGGGCTCTTGCCGGTGCTCGACGGGCTCGATGTCGAGGTCGGCCAGGGCGAGTTCTGCGCGGTCGTCGGCCCCTCGGGCTGCGGGAAATCGACGCTGACGCGGCTCGTCTCGGGGCTGATGCGCCCCGATGGAGGCGCGGTCGTGCTCGACGGCCAGGAGGTCTCGAGCCCGCGCAAGACCGTCGGCATGGCGTTTCAGAACCCGGTCATGCTCGAATGGCGCACGATCCTCGAAAACGTCATGCTGCCGCTCGAGATCGTCGCGCCGAAGATGCCCCGCGCCGAGGCCGAGGCCCGCGCCGAGCATCTGCTCGCCATGGTCGGGCTGAAGGGCTTCGAGAAGAAACGCCCCTCCGAGCTTTCCGGCGGCATGCGCCAGCGCGCCAGCCTGTGCCGCGCGATCGTGCACAAGCCACAGGTGCTGATCATGGATGAACCCTTCGGCGCGCTCGACAATTTCACCCGCGAGGATCTGTGGCAGACGATGCGCGATCTGCGCGCGGCCGAGCCCTTCACCTGCATCCTGATCACCCATGACCTGCGCGAAAGCGTGTTCCTCGGCGATCAGGTGATCGTGCTCTCGGGCCGCCCCGCGCGCACCCAATATGTGCTCGATGTCGATCTGCCTGCCGACCGCACGATCGACATCCTCTACGAGCCCAAAGCCGTCGAGATGCTGCACCTGTTGCGCGACCAGATCCGCATCGCCCAAGGCCGCGACGGAGGCGCCCACTGA
- a CDS encoding microcin C ABC transporter permease YejB, whose translation MGAYILRRLLLVIPTLIGIMVINFTLTQFVPGGPIEQIIARVQGEADAMRNLSGGGDAGAGQGGVEESGYQGARGISPELLAQLEVQMGFARITCPPGHAPDLKDPACVKEKIPAWQRFFLMMGDYLRFDFGKSFFHNQTVVELVLDKMPVSITLGLWSTLLAYLISIPLGIRKAVKDGTPFDTWTSGAIIVGYAIPSFLFAVMLMVLFAGGSFWKIFPLRGLTSDNFAELSLMGKALDYLWHICLPVAATTIASFATMTLLTKNSFLDEINKQYVVTARAKGLSESRVLYGHVFRNAMLIVIAGFPATFLGVFFGSSIIVETIFSLDGLGLLGFQAAVERNYPVIFGTLYVFGLISLVVGILSDLTYAFVDPRIDFERRQG comes from the coding sequence ATGGGCGCCTATATCCTGAGGCGGTTGCTTCTGGTCATCCCGACGTTGATCGGGATCATGGTGATCAACTTCACGCTGACGCAATTCGTGCCGGGCGGGCCGATCGAACAGATCATCGCGCGCGTGCAGGGCGAGGCGGATGCGATGCGCAACCTCTCGGGCGGGGGCGATGCGGGCGCGGGCCAGGGCGGTGTCGAGGAGAGCGGCTATCAGGGCGCGCGCGGCATCTCGCCCGAGCTCCTTGCCCAGCTCGAGGTGCAGATGGGGTTTGCGCGCATCACCTGCCCGCCGGGCCATGCGCCCGATCTGAAAGACCCCGCCTGCGTGAAGGAAAAGATCCCCGCCTGGCAGCGGTTCTTCCTCATGATGGGCGATTATCTGCGCTTCGATTTTGGCAAGAGTTTCTTTCATAATCAGACGGTTGTGGAGCTTGTCCTCGACAAGATGCCGGTCTCGATCACGCTCGGGCTCTGGTCGACGCTGCTCGCTTATCTGATCTCGATCCCGCTCGGCATCCGCAAGGCGGTCAAGGACGGCACGCCGTTCGACACCTGGACCTCGGGCGCGATCATCGTCGGCTATGCGATCCCGTCGTTTCTCTTCGCGGTGATGTTGATGGTGCTGTTCGCGGGCGGGTCGTTTTGGAAGATCTTCCCGCTCAGGGGGCTGACCTCGGACAATTTCGCCGAGCTCAGCCTGATGGGCAAGGCGCTCGATTACCTGTGGCACATCTGTCTGCCGGTCGCCGCCACCACGATCGCGAGCTTTGCGACCATGACGCTGCTGACCAAGAACTCGTTTCTTGACGAGATCAACAAACAATATGTGGTAACCGCCCGCGCCAAGGGCCTGAGCGAGAGCCGCGTGCTCTACGGCCATGTGTTCCGCAACGCGATGCTGATCGTGATCGCGGGCTTCCCGGCGACCTTCCTCGGCGTGTTCTTCGGCTCCTCGATCATCGTCGAGACGATCTTCTCGCTCGACGGGCTGGGGCTTCTGGGCTTCCAGGCGGCGGTCGAGCGCAATTACCCGGTGATCTTCGGCACGCTTTACGTCTTCGGGCTGATCTCGCTCGTGGTCGGCATCCTCTCCGACCTGACCTATGCCTTCGTCGACCCCCGGATCGATTTCGAGCGGAGGCAGGGATGA
- a CDS encoding SRPBCC family protein, with protein MKLSTREDIELPAEALFDELCDVSRFERAALKRGVSLKRLDTLSAPGAGMSWDIGFRFRGKPRQILADLRRFERPEALDYAGESSSFAMVLELRMVALSRSRTRLVAALEVKPRTLGARLMIQSAKLGRANLERKFAERVKLFARALEMKGAAEG; from the coding sequence ATGAAACTGTCGACGCGCGAGGATATCGAGCTGCCTGCCGAGGCGCTTTTCGACGAGCTGTGCGATGTGTCGCGGTTCGAGCGCGCCGCGCTCAAGCGGGGGGTGTCGCTCAAGCGGCTCGATACGCTTTCTGCGCCGGGGGCGGGGATGTCGTGGGACATCGGCTTCCGCTTCCGCGGCAAGCCGCGCCAGATCCTCGCCGATCTGCGCCGCTTCGAGCGGCCCGAGGCGCTTGATTACGCGGGCGAATCGTCCTCCTTCGCGATGGTGCTCGAGCTGCGGATGGTGGCGCTGTCGCGGTCGCGCACGCGGCTCGTGGCGGCGCTCGAGGTCAAGCCGCGCACGCTCGGCGCGCGGCTGATGATCCAGTCGGCCAAGCTCGGCCGCGCCAATCTCGAGCGCAAATTCGCCGAGCGGGTGAAGCTCTTCGCCCGCGCGCTCGAGATGAAGGGCGCCGCTGAGGGCTGA
- a CDS encoding prephenate dehydratase yields MSQMKTGRIAFQGEPGAYSHEACRETCPEMEALPCATFEEVIEAVNSGRADLAMLPVENSTYGRVADIHRLLPESGLHILGEHFLRVRISLMSLPGTPLSAVEKVRAHLVLLPQSARFLKTHNITGIAAADSAGAALALAESRTPHEGVLASELAAEIYGLEVLARDIEDHGHNTTRFLIMGRAPDLTRRGEGPMMTTFVFEVRNIPAALYKALGGFATNGVNMTKLESYMVDGNFTATRFYADIEGHPEDPNVALALDELRYFTAHLNLLGVYPSDRRRND; encoded by the coding sequence ATGAGCCAGATGAAAACCGGACGGATCGCGTTTCAGGGCGAGCCGGGCGCCTATTCGCACGAGGCCTGCCGCGAGACCTGCCCCGAGATGGAGGCGCTGCCCTGCGCCACCTTCGAGGAGGTGATCGAGGCGGTCAATTCGGGCCGCGCCGATCTCGCGATGCTGCCGGTCGAGAATTCGACCTATGGGCGCGTGGCCGATATCCACCGGCTGTTGCCGGAATCGGGGCTGCATATCCTGGGCGAGCATTTCCTGCGGGTGCGGATCTCGCTGATGAGCCTGCCGGGCACGCCGCTTTCCGCGGTGGAGAAGGTGCGCGCCCATCTCGTGCTGCTGCCGCAATCGGCGCGGTTTCTGAAAACCCACAACATCACCGGCATCGCCGCCGCCGACAGCGCGGGCGCCGCGCTCGCGCTGGCCGAGAGCCGCACGCCGCATGAGGGCGTTCTGGCCTCCGAACTCGCCGCCGAGATCTACGGCCTCGAGGTGCTCGCCCGCGATATCGAGGACCACGGCCACAACACCACGCGCTTCCTGATCATGGGCCGCGCGCCCGATCTCACCCGCCGCGGCGAGGGGCCGATGATGACCACCTTCGTCTTCGAGGTGCGCAACATCCCCGCCGCGCTCTACAAGGCGCTCGGCGGTTTTGCGACCAATGGCGTGAACATGACCAAGCTCGAGAGCTACATGGTCGACGGCAATTTCACCGCAACCCGCTTTTACGCCGATATCGAGGGCCACCCCGAAGACCCCAATGTCGCGCTCGCGCTCGATGAGCTGCGCTATTTCACCGCGCATCTCAACCTGCTCGGGGTCTATCCCTCCGACCGGCGCCGCAACGACTGA